Genomic segment of Dactylococcopsis salina PCC 8305:
TAATAATCGTCCACCAACAATGGCTAACTCAGAATTCTTGACCAATAAAGAGCAAGGAGACTGGGCTGAAAAAATTGTACTTCACGCAATCAATGAAAATTTAAAAGAATATATTGCTGTTGAATACGGACGTTCTGATTCTATTGCTGCGGGAGATGATGGGTTTGCAGAGTTTTATCTAGAGTACCAAGAAGAGTTAAATCGAATTGGGAAGAAACCTGATCTATTAATTTTTAAGAAATCAGACTTTCCTCGTGAGAAAATTGATCTCAATGATGAGAGCATTATTCAGAAAGCAGTTGCTGCGCTAGAAATTAGATCAAGCTCATTTCTAGTAGAACAATACAATAAGTTTATGGGAAAAAGGCAAGAAGAAGCAATTGCTGAATGTCTCCGTCTCAAAACTATAATCATGGAAGAACCCTATTACTCACTTCTTGAAAGAAAAAATAAAACTATCTTTCAAATGCTCAAAAATTCAACAGTAGATACATTTAGGGACATAGACTTTAGGCTTCCTTCTTGGTCTGTAACCGAACAATTAAGAGAACTCAAAGAACTCCTTAAAGAACTAAAATCTAACATCAAGATACTTCACAAAAGGGATTACTTAAGCATTACCCCTAAAGTTGAAGATATAGCATTAGTCAACAGATGGATACAGACCTATAATGTAAAACACTACTACTTGCAAGTATTCTTTGATAAAGCATATTTAATTTCCTTCAAAAATATTTTAGAATTAATTAGTAATGATGAAGAAGAAGAGACTAACTTTTCAATTGAAAGAGATGTGAAAAACCAACAAAAAACTACAATTAAGGTGAATGTCAAAGTAGGGAAAGAAATTTTAGGTAAAATTGATATGCCTAATCATACCTCTGCCATGAAAGAACTGACACGGGGAAGGCTGCTATTTTATGTTACCTTTAATGGCGGAAAAGGCTACTTAGATCAAGAGATATTTATGAAGGATTTAATTCATGGATGAGTTAGCTTACACTAAAAACACTCCCCTTAGTTATCGTAAAAAATTCGGTCAGTTTTTCACCCCCAGAAAAATTGCTGATTTAATGCTGAATTGGGTTATTCAAGATCATCCCCAGTCAATTCTTGATCCTGCTTTTGGTTTAGGGATTTTTTATGATTCATTAAACTCTCTTCCAAGTAAAAATGAAATACATTATTTTGGCTACGAAATTGATCCCAAGATTATTCATAGTTTATCCATCAAGAAAACAAATAACCTAACCATCTATCTAGAAGATTATTTAGAAGCAAAACAAAATAAATATGATGCTATTATTTGTAACCCTCCCTATCTAAAATTTCAGAATTTTGTCAATCGTCATCAGGTTGTTCCTGAACTAGAGAAAACGTTTAATCTTAAATTCAATGGTTACTCAAACATTGCATCAGTTTTCTTATTAAAATCATTGCAAGAAATTAACCCTGAAGGAAGAATGGCATACTTGATGCCTTTTGAATTTTTTAATACTGGCTATGGCAAAATTGTAAAAGAAGAACTGCTAAAAACGGGCTTTCTCAAACAAATTGTTATTTTTGAAAATGAAAAAGATATTTTTGCCGAGGTGACGACAACAATCTGTCTAATTTTATGTAAAAATGATCGTCAAAAAGCACCAATTAAAGTGGGGAAAATAAATGAACTAAGCCAAATTAATAAACTTGAAGACTTCAACAGCTATTTTCAGTATAAAATTTCTCCTGATGAACTTCCTTATGAGAAAAAATGGTCTTATCTTATCTCATCGCGATACCAAGAATTGATCATTCCCAAAGGACTCGCTAAAATTAGTGATTATGGAAAATTTGTCAGAGGAATAGCCACAGGAGCAAATGAGTTTTTCGCCTTAAACCAAAAGCAAGTCAATGATCTAGAAATTAATTCTAATAATCTGCTCAAGTGTTTAACGAAAAGTTCGCAAGTTAGACAATTCGTTTTTTGCGAAAAGGATTATAAAAATCTTTTAGAACTTGGTTATCCTGTGATGTGTCTCAATGTTCAAGAACCCGATAATCAAAACATCAAAAAATACTTAGAATATGGTGTCAGTCAAGGATTTAATAGCAGATATTTAACCAAACAAAGAAAACCTTGGTATAAGTTAGAGCATCGCTTACCAGCACCGATTCTGGCTGGTGTTTTTAATCGAGGAAGATTGAAAGTTATTAGAAATTTTACTAATGCGATTAACTTTACCTGTTTTCATGGTTTCTACCCTAATTTATTCGGTGATCGATATCTAAACCGTTTATTTGTTTATTTAATTAGCGATTTAGGACAGAAAATATTAATGACAAATAAGCGACAATATGGCAATAATTTAGATAAATTTGAGCCGAGAGACCTTAATGAAGGGAATTGTCCCACGATCGCGCAGTTTGAGCAAGTATTAGAATCAGACGCGATCGAGATTATTGAAATAGCAAAAACTAACGAAAAAGAAGCAATCAAACAAGCTGATGCAATGGTCAAAGTGATACTAAACTATTAGCAAAAGCCAACTCTATCAAATAGCGCGATCTTAGACAAGCTAGTGACTGTTCCCGACTATCAAAGTTTAATGTTTCCCCTAAATGGCGCGATCGCGCCTTTAATAAATCCAAAACTCACTGCGCGACTGCGCGGAAAGCGAAGCACAGGCGTAGCCTAATCGCAGCTGCAAAAGTTAGAATAGAACTGTTCAAGCGATCCAACGAAAAAGTGATCCGAAACTTTAAAGATAAAGAAACTGAAAAAATCTTTGAACGTACTCGATCGCGAAAACTTCCTTCAGAAATTCAGCAAGTAGCCCTGCGAAAGTTACGAATGTTAAACCGCGCAGAAACCCTCCAAGACCTTAGAGTCCCACTCCCCGAATCGTTTAGAACGTTTGACTGGTGACAGAGAAGGACAATACAGCATTCGAGTTAACAACCAATGGCGGATTTGCTTTAAATGGGAAGAAGGCAATGCTATAGATGTCGAGATTGTTGATTATCATTGAGGTGAGCCAATGAAAGAAGATAAGTTAAATCCCATTCACCCAGGAGAGGTACGTGCGACCTGAAAAGGTCGGTTGAATCGGTGTAACCCTTACACCACAGGGATTTCCACCCCTGTCCTTCATGGAAAGCTCTCTTTTTGGAGAGTGGCGACACTGGTAGTAAGTAATGAACTCAGTGGAATGCACGCCCCAAACGTAACGGTTGCTAGTAGGGTTAACTGGTTTCCGCGCTAGAAGGAGAGTTGGAAGGATGAACATAGCCTAAGTTGATGAATAAACTGCGTGACCCTGGAAATAGCCAAATTACCCCTGATAGGCTATCACCAAAATGGTAAGAGGGTGGTTTATATGTTGTACTGCCATATAAACGTGGAAACTCATCCCCTCCGCAGAAAAGTCAACCATCCTAGCCAATTCGTATGTTCAATCGATACAACAGGGTAAGCCCTACAAGGTCTGTCAGAGGTCGAACTGGCAGTAGGTCGAAGGTAACGGAGACGGAATCCCTTGGAAGGTAGAAGATGAGACAAAAAGCGAATGCCAGCCTGTAATGGGATGGATAGGGGTTCAAGATTTGCCCTTGAGCGAAAGCAATAGCAGACTTGTCTTGGGTCTTATACGAAAGAGAAAACAACAAGGAAACTAAACGGAGACAGAAGTTAGATGTCAAGCCCTAGTTTGATAAATGGAGTCGATGGACAGTTGACCGACTGGAGTCAGATTAACTGGCGAAAAGCTCGGAAGATTGTTAAGAATCTACGTGGTCGTATCTTTCGCGCTAGAAGTCTTGGTAAGTGGAAGCAACTTCGTCGGTTGCAGAAACTTTTGTTACGAAGCCGTGCTAATTTGCTTTTATCAGTGCGACAAATCACTCAAGTTAATCTAGGAAAGCGTACCGCAGGGGTAGATAAGGAGGTAATCAATACCCCAGACGAGCGAGTGAAACTTGTGAACAGTTGGGAGATGCCTAAAGCTAACCCAACACGACGAGTCTACTTACCCAAACCTAACGGGAAGAAACGTCCCCTCGGAATCCCTACCGTTCGGGATAGAGTCGCACAAGCAATAATTAAAAATATACTAGAACCCGAATGGGAAGCGGTATTTGAGCCTAACTCCTATGGGTTTAGATGCGGGCGGAGTTGCCACGATGCCATAGGACAATGCTTTAACAAGTTGAGTTCTTGCAAAGCAGGTGGACACCTCTGGGTTCTAGACGCTGACATTAAGGGCTTCTTCGACAACATTGCCCATGAATCCATTCTGAAAGCAATCGAGTCCGTACCATATGGGGATTTAATTGAAGGATGGTTAAAAGCTGGTTATCTTGATAAAGGTGTACTGAATCCGTCCGACATGGGAACACCACAAGGTGGGGTGATTAGCCCTCTGTTAGCTAACATTGGGTTACACGGATTGGAGGACTTCATCAAGTCAGTCAACTCTAAGCTCGGAGTTATTCGTTATGCGGATGATTTCGTGGTTACCTCAAAGGATAAGGAAAGCCTAGAACATATACTTAACCAGATAAAGCAGTGGATGTTCGAACGAGGTCTGGAAATCAGCGCGGAGAAGACGAGAATCGTCTCGATGGAAGAAGGTTTTGACTTTCTTGGGTTCAACTTACGTCACTACGGTGGCAAACTATTGATTAAGCCCCAGAAAAAGAAGGTACTTGCCTTCTGTAAAAAGATTGGGGAAACTCTAAGCAAAATGAAAGCCTGTACTCAGGAAGAAGTCATTAAAGTCCTAAATCCACTTCTCCGAGGTTTTGCTAACTACTACAGAGGGGTGGTTAGCAAAGAAACCTTTAGTTACATCGAAAATCGCGTGTGGCACTACCTCTGGAAGTGGTGTTGTCGGCGACACTCAAATAAATCCAAAAACTGGGTAGCTAACAAATACTTCGGTTCGTATAAAGGGAATCGTTGGACTTTTATGTGCAAAGGGACTGGTCGTGGAGGTAAAGATAAACTCTTTGTTCTTTATGAAATCAGTAGTACACCCATAGTAAGGCATATAAAAGTCAAAGGGAAATCAAGCCCTGATGACCCCTCACTTCGGGATTATTGGCAAAAACGTAACCTCAAGATAGGAAAACAAAGATGGGCGAAAGGTAGTAAATACGAACAAGTAGCCAATACACAAGAACATAAATGTCCTGTCTGTGGTGAAAGCCTCTATAACGGAGAAGAAATCGAGACCCATCACATAGTACCTGTGAAATACGGTGGCTCAGACGACGCTGAGAATTTAATCCACTTGCACAAAGCGTGTCATAAGCAGGTACACAGTTCAAAATCCAAGACAAAGGCTGGAAGTAAGAGCCTCAGCCGTATGATGGGAAACTGTCACGTACGGTTCTTAGGGGAGGGGAGAGAGGCGACTCTCGAACCTTACCCGATTGTTAGAAGAATTTATTAAACCAATGAATCTTGAGATCAATCAAATTGCTTCGTCTTTAAAAGTACCAACCCAACAGATCCATGACATTATTAATGGCAAAAAAGCAATCACCGCAGATTTGGCTCTACGTTTAGCTTATTTCTTCAAGATGTCGCCACATTTTTGGCTAGGATTGCAGATGGATTATGATTTAGATACTGTCAAAGATCAGGTAGGAAAAAAGTTGAAAGAAGAAATTACAGTTTTTGAAAATTAAAACTCGAAAAAGTTTTCTCTTTCTTGGAGAAAATCCTCAAATCTTTTTACAGCTATATCACAATAATCACGTCTGATCTCAAACCCTAAGAAAATCCTTCCTAATCCCACTGCTGCGATACCAGTTGAACCCGATCCCGCAAATGGGTCTAACACTAACTCTATTATCAATAACAAAGCAAAACCTAACTTTTTAAGCAAGCGACTACTTTTTAAAGTTAAGTTGCGCGATCGCGATTATTGAGATAGCAAAAACTAAGGAAAAAGAAGCAATCAAACAAGCTGATGCAATGGTCAAAGTAATTTTAAACTATTAGCAGTATAGGTGTAGCCTAATCGTGCTACCAAAAAAGATCATGGCAATTCCCAATCTTCATAAGCTAACTCCTCAATGCGACTAAATTCTCTAACATTATGAGTTACTAATGTTAAATTATTAACAATTGCAATTGAAGCAATTTGCAAGTCATAGACACCAATTGGAGTTCCTTTCTGATTAAGCTGATCGCGCCAATAACCTGCTATTTTAGCCGCTTCGCTATTAAATCCAAAGCTAGAAAATTGTTTAAAAAAAACGCTTTAATTTATTAAGATTTTCCTCAGTTTTGCGACTCCGATATGCACCATAATATAGTTCAAATTCAACAACAGTACAAACGTAAATTTGCTTAGGATTAATTTGAGCAAGTCGTCTAATAACTCTCTCACTACTGCCATTTAGTAACTTAACACAAACATTAGTATCTAAAAGATAAGTCATAACAACGGTTCGCGTTCTTGATCTTCTGGTTGAGGTTCTCGCACCAGAGGTTCACCCTCCCAACCACCAATCACTTCTTCAAAAAAATTCGGTAGCCATCCTTCCTGTTGAACTTCTATGTCTTTTTCCTGTAATGTTTATGCTAAAAGTTCTGTTGCTTCTGCTTCTACGCT
This window contains:
- a CDS encoding AccI family restriction endonuclease, yielding MYKEEIQNLIDKLPVEVNTEIQLNNRPPTMANSEFLTNKEQGDWAEKIVLHAINENLKEYIAVEYGRSDSIAAGDDGFAEFYLEYQEELNRIGKKPDLLIFKKSDFPREKIDLNDESIIQKAVAALEIRSSSFLVEQYNKFMGKRQEEAIAECLRLKTIIMEEPYYSLLERKNKTIFQMLKNSTVDTFRDIDFRLPSWSVTEQLRELKELLKELKSNIKILHKRDYLSITPKVEDIALVNRWIQTYNVKHYYLQVFFDKAYLISFKNILELISNDEEEETNFSIERDVKNQQKTTIKVNVKVGKEILGKIDMPNHTSAMKELTRGRLLFYVTFNGGKGYLDQEIFMKDLIHG
- a CDS encoding HsdM family class I SAM-dependent methyltransferase, which produces MDELAYTKNTPLSYRKKFGQFFTPRKIADLMLNWVIQDHPQSILDPAFGLGIFYDSLNSLPSKNEIHYFGYEIDPKIIHSLSIKKTNNLTIYLEDYLEAKQNKYDAIICNPPYLKFQNFVNRHQVVPELEKTFNLKFNGYSNIASVFLLKSLQEINPEGRMAYLMPFEFFNTGYGKIVKEELLKTGFLKQIVIFENEKDIFAEVTTTICLILCKNDRQKAPIKVGKINELSQINKLEDFNSYFQYKISPDELPYEKKWSYLISSRYQELIIPKGLAKISDYGKFVRGIATGANEFFALNQKQVNDLEINSNNLLKCLTKSSQVRQFVFCEKDYKNLLELGYPVMCLNVQEPDNQNIKKYLEYGVSQGFNSRYLTKQRKPWYKLEHRLPAPILAGVFNRGRLKVIRNFTNAINFTCFHGFYPNLFGDRYLNRLFVYLISDLGQKILMTNKRQYGNNLDKFEPRDLNEGNCPTIAQFEQVLESDAIEIIEIAKTNEKEAIKQADAMVKVILNY
- the ltrA gene encoding group II intron reverse transcriptase/maturase; translation: MSSPSLINGVDGQLTDWSQINWRKARKIVKNLRGRIFRARSLGKWKQLRRLQKLLLRSRANLLLSVRQITQVNLGKRTAGVDKEVINTPDERVKLVNSWEMPKANPTRRVYLPKPNGKKRPLGIPTVRDRVAQAIIKNILEPEWEAVFEPNSYGFRCGRSCHDAIGQCFNKLSSCKAGGHLWVLDADIKGFFDNIAHESILKAIESVPYGDLIEGWLKAGYLDKGVLNPSDMGTPQGGVISPLLANIGLHGLEDFIKSVNSKLGVIRYADDFVVTSKDKESLEHILNQIKQWMFERGLEISAEKTRIVSMEEGFDFLGFNLRHYGGKLLIKPQKKKVLAFCKKIGETLSKMKACTQEEVIKVLNPLLRGFANYYRGVVSKETFSYIENRVWHYLWKWCCRRHSNKSKNWVANKYFGSYKGNRWTFMCKGTGRGGKDKLFVLYEISSTPIVRHIKVKGKSSPDDPSLRDYWQKRNLKIGKQRWAKGSKYEQVANTQEHKCPVCGESLYNGEEIETHHIVPVKYGGSDDAENLIHLHKACHKQVHSSKSKTKAGSKSLSRMMGNCHVRFLGEGREATLEPYPIVRRIY
- a CDS encoding HigA family addiction module antitoxin, with amino-acid sequence MNLEINQIASSLKVPTQQIHDIINGKKAITADLALRLAYFFKMSPHFWLGLQMDYDLDTVKDQVGKKLKEEITVFEN
- a CDS encoding DNA methyltransferase, coding for MLDPFAGSGSTGIAAVGLGRIFLGFEIRRDYCDIAVKRFEDFLQERENFFEF
- a CDS encoding type II toxin-antitoxin system VapC family toxin; protein product: MTYLLDTNVCVKLLNGSSERVIRRLAQINPKQIYVCTVVEFELYYGAYRSRKTEENLNKLKRFF